From a single Candidatus Cetobacterium colombiensis genomic region:
- a CDS encoding calcium/sodium antiporter, whose product MLSVIILLVGVVFLVFGANFLVDGASVIAKKFNIPNIVIGLTIVAFGTSAPELVVNVISALNGKSAITLGNVIGSNVINILVILGITALIYPLTVGRNTVRFEIPIALFASVLTYVLSKNGILSRVDGFILLGFFILFLMYNTYLTVTNREESELDVKNYTLPIAIGVTILGFILLVFGGKFIVDSAVDLARNFGISERVISVTVVSLGTSLPELATSVVAAFKKNTDIAIGNVVGSNIFNTFFILGISTVIAPIAIPSGAMIDLILNMAAAILLLVFVLRGYKLKRIHGLFFLAIYSAYLYSLFK is encoded by the coding sequence ATGTTATCCGTAATTATTTTACTTGTAGGAGTAGTTTTTTTAGTATTTGGAGCAAATTTTCTAGTTGATGGTGCTTCTGTAATTGCCAAAAAATTTAATATTCCTAATATTGTTATTGGTCTTACAATTGTAGCTTTTGGAACTTCTGCTCCTGAGCTTGTTGTAAATGTTATTTCTGCATTAAATGGAAAATCTGCAATAACATTAGGTAATGTTATTGGTAGTAACGTTATTAACATTCTTGTTATTTTAGGAATTACAGCACTTATTTATCCTTTAACAGTAGGAAGAAATACCGTTAGATTTGAAATTCCAATAGCACTTTTTGCCTCTGTTTTAACATATGTTTTATCTAAAAATGGAATACTTAGTAGAGTAGATGGATTTATATTACTTGGATTTTTCATTCTATTTCTTATGTATAACACATATTTAACTGTTACAAATAGAGAAGAAAGTGAACTTGATGTAAAAAACTATACTTTGCCTATTGCCATAGGAGTAACAATTTTAGGTTTTATTCTTCTAGTTTTCGGAGGTAAATTTATTGTTGATTCTGCTGTTGATTTAGCTAGAAATTTTGGAATCTCAGAAAGAGTTATATCTGTTACAGTTGTTTCTCTAGGAACTTCTTTACCTGAGCTTGCAACTTCAGTTGTTGCTGCATTTAAAAAAAATACAGATATTGCTATTGGAAATGTTGTAGGTTCTAATATTTTTAACACTTTCTTTATTTTAGGAATTTCTACTGTTATAGCCCCTATCGCTATTCCAAGTGGAGCTATGATCGATTTAATTTTAAATATGGCCGCTGCTATTTTACTTTTAGTTTTTGTTTTAAGAGGTTATAAATTAAAAAGAATTCATGGTTTATTCTTTTTAGCTATTTATTCTGCTTACTTATATTCTCTTTTTAAATAA